One part of the Mariniflexile litorale genome encodes these proteins:
- a CDS encoding low molecular weight protein-tyrosine-phosphatase, with amino-acid sequence MTKILMVCLGNICRSPLAEGILRSKLPNTSIIIDSAGTGDYHIGKNPDSRSVAVANKHGLDISNLKGRQFHASDFDVFDVIYVMDESNYRNVLLLARDEQDKTKVKFILNEVYPDQNYNVPDPYYGGNDGFENVYNMLDKACSVIAEKLT; translated from the coding sequence ATGACTAAAATTCTGATGGTATGCTTAGGAAACATTTGTCGTTCTCCTCTTGCCGAAGGTATTTTAAGATCAAAACTTCCTAACACTTCTATTATTATAGATTCTGCAGGTACAGGCGATTATCATATTGGTAAAAATCCAGACAGTCGATCTGTTGCAGTTGCTAATAAACACGGTTTAGACATTTCAAATCTAAAAGGACGCCAATTTCATGCTTCAGATTTTGATGTTTTTGATGTTATTTATGTCATGGATGAATCTAATTATCGAAACGTCCTATTACTTGCAAGAGACGAACAAGATAAAACGAAGGTTAAGTTTATTTTAAATGAAGTTTATCCAGACCAAAACTATAATGTCCCTGATCCTTATTATGGTGGAAACGATGGTTTTGAAAATGTTTATAATATGTTAGACAAAGCATGTTCGGTTATTGCTGAAAAATTAACTTAA